TTCAAGTCGTTTTGGAAAGGTAACATTTCTCCCGTTCTTGCTCTATGTGGTTTTCTGCTCGTCCCATGGGTATCATAAGTCTATCATACAACAAATGCCTCCCAATTACTCCATTAATGCCTTATTCTGCGCTCTTACGTCGACCAAACAGCAACATAATCAACAGCCATCTGGCGTCCGCCGACGGTACTGGCAGTAGGAGTCTTGGATCCAGCAACGGCATCCGGGAAAGCACCACCGATCGCCACGTTGAGGATCAGGTAGAATCCCTGGTTGACAGTCTGATCCCAAACACTTCCAAGCGTAGACTGGAAAACCTCCCGCACCATACGCGAGTCGACGTAGAATCGCATGCGCTCAGGCTTCACCGAGCGATCAATGACCAACTGGTAGACGTGGTAGCTGCCGGGACATCTGCCTCCATCGCAGGAATAAGTGCCGCCCAGACCTGTCGCCTCGTTGCAAATTCCTCCTGGGTTCTTGTCGCAGTGGATGACATTTGTCACGCTGTTTTGACCGTTGACATTCTCCATGATGTCGATCTCTCCGACCGCAGGCCAATTCCAGTAGTTGCCTCTGAAAGATCCCCCGAGAGCCCAGAAGGCCGGCCAGTATCCGGCAGCAGTGGAACCGCTAACGTCGGGCATTTTGATTCTTGCTTCGACGCGCAGCTTGCCGCCAGCTGGGGCTTTGAAGTTTGATTGTCTTGTTTCGAGACGAGCACTTGTCCAGTTGCCATTGATCTTTCTTGGGACAATCCACAGCTCGCTGTTTCCTGCGTGACGAACGTTGTTCACGGAATTTGTATATGTCTGGACCTCCCACTAAAACAAGACTGGGTTAGCAGAAGTAACGGACAAGTTGGAGGGCCTTTGAAATCATTGGACGTACTGTTCCCCATGCTGGAGGGCCACCTGGATAGCTAGTGCCGGTCGCAGCTTGCCATTTGGTGCCATCGAAGGTCGTGCCGGATCGTCCAGTAAAGTCGTCGAGGAAAAGCGTCTTCTTCCATTGGGTATTTGATGGAAACACTGGCGCGGACGCAAGAGCAGACCCGGCAGCAAATGCCACGGTGATCGCTGCAaccttcatcgtcgctggtAGGATGAGTGAACTTAACGAGTGACTGGAGCGATGAAGCGCAATCGATCAAAGGGGATGACTGAAAACCGTATGTACAGAACTACAACGGTACAGAGGCGCAAGGCAAATATAAAGCAGACACATGGAAAGCATGGGGCACAGGCAAACCTTCACGCCCAGATCTCGCCATACCGTTGCCGAGTCGTTTGTGGTGAGAGGGCGTTCGTCCCACCGCTCTCGACCGAAGCGTCTCGCCGCAGAGTAAGGGAGCGAAACTCTATGCTTTGCCTATTTGGCCAAGTGCACGAATGTTGTGGCTTGCCCTTGGTCCATTCGGTACTGGGCCAGATGTCTGCCGCGTGGATTGGCAGTTCAGTGGCGTTCTTATGTGGAAGCGCATGTTGTCTTGTCGGTACCGTGGCTGTCCACGCGAGATTGCAACGACCTCGCATTGCCAGTCGCGTTGCGAAATATTGCTCACATCAGCTGCATGATACTAAATCGCAGAGAGAATGCCTTTTGAGGAAGCGTCCATTGTGTTGCGTTGCTCAGGCAAACTTCCAGACTTTGCGACAGATCTGCAATTGTGAACTAAAATCACAGGCGTTGATCTTCACTGGTCTCCTTCGGCCGAAATCCAGTCACGCGGGAACCGCTTGACAGAACATGCAGCAAACATGCACTCGCGCGAGGAAGTTGGCGGCGAATCAGTGTCTCGCGGGAAGGAAGGCTGCAGAGGAGAATTGGGCGGAGTAGTGAGAGTCATCCGTAATTGGATAAGCGCTCGAGGGTCGAGAACCTAGTGGGCCATTATCTTTTCCAGCCAAGCCTCATAGGGAGTCAGTAGCGTGATGGAGTGTATTGAAACGGCCTAGTTCGGTCTGCTTTGAGGTGATAGACGAACCGCGGCTGTCTTTTCGACGCGCCAATCTCGACGACCACGTGGCGACCTGTGAAGTGTGCCACGGCGTGCATAGGGCGGCGCCGCCAGGTTCGGGCACTCCGCTTGCTTGGACAACGACGCCGCGGGTTGTGTGTGTTTCGCGCAAGCGAGTGATGAGGTCGAACGGACGAGTCGGATCAGATCCAGTCGCTCACGAGGGCAGGCTTTGACACGCGCTCGTGCAGCGCGAAGAGTTCATCACTCTGCATCGACCAGAGTGGCCATTAACTCTTCGTCGCGTGCTTCGAATATGGCGTACTCGATCCACGCTGCTGTTGGAACTGTCGTATGGTCGCGTACAGACTCATGAAGTTTGCctggaagatggcgagaGGGCATTGCCAGCTTGGCCTTGAATCGTGGTACGGGTCGCGGTCCATCCGTGACTGCAGTCGGGCGGAACCAAAGGAGCATTGGGAGATATCATCAGTAGGCATGCGACTTTCAGATACGCGTGTACACGCGCACCTGCCAACACTCTGGTCCTTGACAAAGCTCCTGGCTTTCACCTTCGACAATGACTGCGTCAACCGGAACACAAATCTGATCGGTCGTCAGTGCCTGCGTCCGCGCTACTGCCACTCCTTGCTGTGGTCACGTCTGTTGACCGCTTTCAGACAGCCTTTGGTGCAGCTGGTGAGCACGGCATCGGCACACTGACATTGCATTGCTCCTCGGTTCCGCGACAGGATGAAGATCAACTCGAGAGCGAAGGCAGCCATGCCGTGGAAGAAGTTCGCTGGAACATGCGGCAAAGTTATGCCTTCTGATCCAGCCCTGCCTGCTGGAAATCCTGCTTCCCTGTTTGCTGTGGCGTCAACTCACACATACCGACTTCGTGGTCGCGATTCTGAGTTCTATATTATTTCGATTATCATAAGCGACAGAAGGAAACTTCGATTAATCCTCTCCCAAAGACGAACACTCGCATTTGCGTTAGCAGACGGCATGTTACAACTTTGTCATACCCCCTGGCATGGCGCTCAGTGGGGCAAGAATGAGAGCACTCTTTTTGAGGACTCCGGAGCAGTGAATGCGGTGCATCCTTTTGTGTCCGCTGATGTCTCAGCGCCCATAAATGGCTCGAAGTATTTCCAGAAATGTCATTCCATCCGCGAGGATACGCTGTTCGCCCTCGGACTCATGCTCATCGAGCTTGCCCTGGAGAAAGGATCTGAAGACTTTCAAATCCCGGACGACATTCGGCACGGGGTCGAGCCATCGGTGCATATGGTGTGAATCCGACCGTCGTACGATTGGTCTCCAAGACCCCACACTTCGGGGAAAGGTATTTCAAGGGGTGGTCGCTGAGCTTGAGCAAAAAGTATCCAGCTTGACGACGCTTTAAGGATGCCTTCCAGATGAGGCTGCATCTGGACCAACACGTCGTCGCTCTTTCGGCGACGAGAGTCGTGCACGCGGCCACGTTGCTGAGAAGTCAAAGAGCACCAGTGGAACCAATGACAAAGCGCAGCGTCCTGAACTTCCAGACGACGCGATCTTTGCAAAAGAATCTGGCGATAATGGCTGGGTATGTCACATCGCCGTCCTAGCCAACAAGaacaaaaagaagaaaaggagTCACTGTGTGGTGGTCTTCGTACTGAACACGAGTTTGAGTACAAGGAAAAGAAGACCGAGTTCTTCGTGCTCTTTCGCTTGAAGTCGTTTATGAGCGGTGTGATCTTCGCAAAAGTCACTGGCTCTCGTATCGTTGTCCATAGAGAACCTTCGGGCTTTGCTTCGACCTTAAACACTGAGCTGAATGGGGAAGAGCCAGTTGAGTGCAAGACGAGCATGTCGAACATGGAATGAGCTCCCTGAGTGCTCAATCAACGAGCTGAATGGGGAACAGATCAAACTTCGTCTGGCCCTTTGCCGTTCTCGCGTAGAGGCTATGGGCGTGGAACCGGTGAGAGCGACGGTCGGGTATGTCGTCGAAAACCTCCGGGCAACCCGTGAATCCGCATGCAACTTTGACGTCCGATGCGATGATGGATGGGGCATGATCTGGGACACCGAGAAAATCTCCAAGATCCAGGCCCTGCAGCGCGTGCGCCAACCTGAGAGCACTGTCGTGTTGTGTGTTTCACAGAAGTCCTTGCCACTCCTATCGTTCTCGATGCAAGCCTGTCAGGCTCTGTTCCGGGCTTGACTCTCCATCTCCGCGTGACCGATCAAGACGCAGCCGACCGAGATGTCACAGAGATGGCTGACCTCTCTCTTGCCCATAAACTTACCAATCCATGACTCGAGATCGAAACTGTGCTGCGTCAGCTAGATCACAATCTGTGTCGCAGGACAGATTACCGATTGAAAGCCAGCAAAACCCACGCCGCCCACTGGAATTTGATTTCCACTCTGCACTTCCATCCACGTGGCTTGTAAGAGAATTGCTTCGACTGGAATTCAGCCACCCTTCTTTCGGCCGTACACCGAGTCAGGATATCTCCCACCAGATGCCTTATGATTCATCAGGAGTTCGATTGGCCAACAAGCAGTCCGCATCGAGAAAGCATCTTCGAAATAATTCGGCAAATTTTCCGGAAGAACTTCTTGGAGGTTTGGTTCGAACTTCACCATCATCTCGTGAACTCCTGGCAGGAGCTCTTTCTCCCGCCACGTATCGTCGGAGAACATCTGTCTTCCGATGGCAATTCGGTCGGCCTCATCGAGTTTAGTGTGCGTATCATGGTTCTGGACATACTTCGGCATTGGCGACTTCCTCTGCCGCACTTCTGCCAACACACTCTTGATGCCTTGGTTGTAGTAGATGTTGCGCAGCATCTTCACTTGGTCGACTTCCATCGGCACACCCAATGACAGCAACGTGTTGTGCTTGAAGAGATTGATGAACTCAGTCTTCTCCTTTTTGCCCAGTGTGGCTCTCTCTGTATCGTTCGTGAAATCAATGGTCCAGCTTGGCGTGGCGGCGGAGTGCATGTGCCAATGTGAATGTGCTAACACAGCGAATGCGTTTGCCATTTACGTCCGTCGTGAGAAAAGGACATACCCATTCATTGCTACCAGTCGCCGGTATATCGCCCAGGAAGGTGCGATTTGTGACTGCAGCTGTCACTCCAGACTCTCATTTCACATGCCGCTGCGATCTATGCTCAGTTCGTTGGCATTCTCACCAGCAGATCTCTTCAGTCTCGTCGCTTGAACGTCCTCGATCGCTGATACTGTCGAACTTGATGTCCATGCAAGCGTTGTCCGCGGTGAGAAACCCTCGTTCGCCGTTTTCTGCCATCCTGTTGGGAGCTTCGCGCTTGCAACACGCGCCTTGTGAGGATCGTAAATTTGTAGAATCAAAAGGAGTGTTTCTCGCCGTAGAGTCCAGACGATGCCACTGTATTAGAGAAGTATATTCGAAAACTTGTATTCAGAAAGGCTGAGACAGTCGGGATCGGCCCCATCCATATATTCTGCTGAGCACTTCCGCTCCCTCCACAAAGATCTTTATCAAGCAAACAGCATCATGCTTCCACAGCATCTCAGTACGTACGCACCAAGCTACTTAGACAGCTTGAAGTCTGTCTCCAATGAGCTTGCGACGCTGGTGTGGCCGCTTTACCCCTTTGTACACGTCGAAAACTCTTTCCAAATCCCTCTTGGCCGATGCGGGTTGAACAGTACAAAAACCGTCGTTAACGGAGGCGCATAATCTCGCTCCTACACCTTGGCCACAAGCGCCTGAACAATCAAGGGCACAAACTTCATCCGTCGCCGTGCAATCGCCGTCAGTGTTGCAGGGCTCGCAGGTCGCCCCACCGGCACATCTAGCCGCCGCATTACTTACCGGTTGGAAACAAAAGCAGTCATCTGAACCGCAGAGAGCAGTTCCACCGTTGCCACAGATCGCGCAAGTTGGTACAGGTGGAGCCTGGATGAGTTTAGCTGATATTCGTATCACTCAGCTGCAAAGAGGAATCTACTCACACTCGAGCTGGTCGTAGTTGAAGCAGTGGTCTGTTCTTGTCAGCATTTGATCATGAATTGGGCAATTCCTAGCTGTCTCTCACGGTCATAGAGGGAGTAGTGCTATTTTGAATCAATTAGCCTCGTAACATCAAATTCTGCAGCATTCCACGAACCTGGGCGTAGTGCTCGGTGTCTTTTTCACTTTTGTTAGCATCAAGACATGCATTAGAATGTTTGGGGGCGTACTGTAGACGGCGTTGTGCTATTTCGAGATAATCAGCCTCACATATTAAATTCTGCAGCGTTTCACAAACCTAGGCGTAGTGCTCGGAGTCTTTCGCGCCTGTTGTTAGCATGAAGACATGTATGAGAATGTTCAGAAGCGTACTGTAGACGGTGTGGTGCTATTGTGATTCAGTTAGCTTTATAATGGCAATCTCTGTAGCATTGAACTTGCCTCGGTGTGGTTGACGGGGTCTGACGCGTCTTCGTTAGCATTGAGTCATATAACAGACCGTTCAGAGGCTCACTGTTGATGGAGTGGTGCTAATTTGAATCAGTCAGCCTCACAATCTCAAATTCTGCAGCCGTCCACAAACCTGGGCGTAGTGCTCGGAGTCTGTTGTGATTTGGTCAGCATTGAATCATATAACATATCGATTCTCGGCGGTCTCACAGTTGAGGGAGTGGTAGAGGGGGTCTGAAATGGAAGGTCAGCTATGCAAAATCAAGTAATGAAGCCGGAGATAGAAGGCATACAGTTGTCGTGGTAGTCGTGGTCGTAGTGCTGGTACTGATGACTCTGGCAGCGACGTTGCCTGGGAGAACAACCAGTCTGTCGTTCACTCTCGAGAAGAGCGTGCAGCCGTTAAGACCTAGAGCCTCCTGCGAGTTCAGAGCAACGCATGCTGTAAGGGCGTCACAATCCTCCTGGCATTCTTCAAGCGGCGTCAACACGGCACGATGTCTGAGGCGGCGGCCGCCGCCTCCGACACCAGGGTTTGCGATAATGTCTCCTGTGAAAGCTACGTCACATCGGATGAAATACGTTTTGGATCCAGTACCAGTTGCTTGGACGGGACAGTCGGTAGTGGTTGTGCTCGTCTGACACAATTAGTACTGAATCAGCCAATCGAGTAGTATCGATCGTCTCTCACCGTTGTTTCTGTGGTCGTAGTGCTGCTAGTCGTGGTGCTCTCGCTGCTAGTCGTGGTGCTGCTAGTCGTGGTGCTGCTAGTCGTGGTGCTATCAGTTGTCgtggacgatgaggaagtaGTGGACGATGAAGTTGACGTGGTGACTGGTGTGGTTGTCGCAGTCTAATtgaaaaaaaaaaaaaaagagcAACGTTAGTCTCTATCGTTGCCAACAGCACAAGAGCCGTTGGAAGCAAAAGCGAACATACCGTAGTGCTCGTCGACTTAGAAGTAGACTTGGTAGTCGATTTGCTAGTCGTGGTGCACTTCGTAGTCGTCTTTGGCTTTCAATGCTCCATGCGGGATGCCTCAGGTTGCACCGCTGCCTTGGGTTCCTGCATTTCTTGCCATGCAAACTTACATGCCATGCAAACAGGTCATTCCGTGATGAAGTCTCAGATAGAGAGGCTGTATCACTTCTAGTCGAAGTTTTTCCAGGCGAGATGATGAACGCAGTACGCCGACAGTCGAAAGGGAAGTCCAACGTCCGACGTGTCTCTCATCACATGATTATCACATGTCAGCTCGCTAGCCATATGTGTCCGGTAGTGTGTTCCCACGGCCGTCACACATGTACAAGGCTTTGCCTGTGTGCGGTCTAGCGGGCCGGTAGCTCGATTCTTCTGGTTTTCTTCTTTCGCGAGAAAGGTTTCTAGCTCACTTGGGCGTGCGAGCCGAATAGCGAATCACGAAGCATGTAATTACGTCCTTGTCACTTTCTTTGGCACAGGAAACATTGGTACTGATGGAGACTCCCGTATCTGGCGATGTCTGTGTACAACCCAACGGATGTGGTACAAGCGGAAGTTGGAACGAATAGGACTCGAGCTCGGTGAGAAGGAGGGATGAGAAGCGGGAATGTGAATAACTCGAATGCATGTGAGAGGAGGATGGATGAAAGTGAGCCAATCGTGCGTGTGTCCCCTTGCTGCTGAAGGCTCGCGGatcgttgatgatgatgcggcGGATGGAacttgatgatgtcgatgcccAGTCCCGCTCtcccctctccctctcccttCCGCTCGCATTGGCTTCTTCCCCGACTCCCGCGAAAGCGAAAGAGCTTCGAAACACGCGCGAACTGCCTGCATCAATCGCGCTCTTCTCCCTGCATCGACGACAACCAGCGTCGCGAATCTGGGAATCGACTGCCTGCCGCAGAATAGGCTCCTTGGGCACGGCGCCGACGGAGCTGATCCGAGTCGCTGGGCTAACTAGTCAAGAGCTAGCATCCCAGAGTTACGTTATTTTAGCCACATCTGCTTCGTGCCCTCCCGGTcagaccaccaccaccgaacACCAACCACTTCTCCTAACCCGtcaccttcttcgcctgcaTTTCTTCATCTTTTGCCATTCGCCACGCAACAGCGACATAACCACAGCAAAGGACCCGCGATCGAGCAGAACCCGCAGCCATGTCGTCCAAAGAAcccaagcagaagcagcgcaaGATGGCCATTGTAGGCAGCAGATCGGTCGGTAAGTCGCGCCAACAGCGATTCACA
This genomic interval from Cercospora beticola chromosome 7, complete sequence contains the following:
- a CDS encoding uncharacterized protein (CAZy:GH16) yields the protein MKVAAITVAFAAGSALASAPVFPSNTQWKKTLFLDDFTGRSGTTFDGTKWQAATGTSYPGGPPAWGTWEVQTYTNSVNNVRHAGNSELWIVPRKINGNWTSARLETRQSNFKAPAGGKLRVEARIKMPDVSGSTAAGYWPAFWALGGSFRGNYWNWPAVGEIDIMENVNGQNSVTNVIHCDKNPGGICNEATGLGGTYSCDGGRCPGSYHVYQLVIDRSVKPERMRFYVDSRMVREVFQSTLGSVWDQTVNQGFYLILNVAIGGAFPDAVAGSKTPTASTVGGRQMAVDYVAVWST